One window of the Zea mays cultivar B73 chromosome 3, Zm-B73-REFERENCE-NAM-5.0, whole genome shotgun sequence genome contains the following:
- the LOC100193823 gene encoding non-green plastid inner envelope membrane protein — MAATLLHAATASLQSSSQPARAGAATAFHPLASTPSIRLARSSFSSNRRLEVSLRAVSAGHCFAGRGAPRGRRVVAALAGEQTEGSEVGDDKDNSNEEIKPEEAQEAWKVMLEQFKAEALRMQALSMQAYDVYSKRAREVLLEASEKLKIQADKAQKDLSVIATEVSQEGQEYLVMAARNSPDSIKDITTTFRALGRLNWPSEYEDYHVGIPFGTFLTVGGFLNFMLTGSTSALRFGIVLGLALLTLGISSLRSHREGDRRPRLLVKGQAAIALVIFFREFSVLLQNGWFPKIFIVLLSGVVAAFYFYRIATGNPKDLSSKNDSAN, encoded by the exons ATGGCTGCCACTCTCCTCCACGCCGCCACCGCCTCGCTCCAGAGCTCCTCCCAGCCCGCACGCGcgggcgccgccaccgccttTCACCCCCTCGCGTCCACCCCATCCATACGCCTCGCGCGCTCCTCGTTCTCGTCCAATCGCCGCCTCGAGGTTTCACTCCGGGCGGTTTCGGCCGGTCACTGTTTCGCGGGGAGGGGAGCACCCCGGGGCCGCCGCGTCGTCGCCGCCCTAGCAGGGGAGCAAACT GAGGGTTCAGAGGTGGGCGATGACAAGGATAACAGCAACGAGGAGATAAAGCCCGAGGAGGCTCAGGAAGCTTGGAAGGTAATGCTGGAGCAGTTCAAGGCTGAGGCCCTGCGGATGCAGGCCCTGTCAATGCAGGCATATGATGTCTACTCCAAGAGGGCGAGGGAGGTCTTGCTGGAAGCCTCTGAGAAGCTGAAGATACAGGCAGACAAAGCACAAAAGGACCTCAGCGTGATCGCTACCGAGGTTAGTCAGGAGGGACAGGAATATCTGGTGATGGCAGCTCGGAACTCCCCAGACTCGATCAAGGATATTACAACAACGTTCAGGGCTCTTGGGAGATTGAATTGGCCATCAGAGTATGAGGATTATCATGTTGGCATTCCGTTTG GTACCTTTCTTACAGTAGGGGGTTTCCTCAACTTCATGTTGACTGGAAGTACCTCTGCTCTTCGTTTTGGTATTGTTCTTGGCCTTGCACTGTTGACTCTAGGTATCTCAAGTTTGAGATCACATAGAGAAGGCGACCGTCGGCCTCGTCTTTTGGTGAAAGGGCAAGCTG CAATAGCTCTTGTCATCTTCTTCAGGGAGTTTTCAGTTCTACTCCAG AATGGTTGGTTCCCAAAAATCTTCATTGTTCTTCTCAG TGGAGTGGTGGCAGCATTTTACTTCTATCGCATTGCAACTGGTAACCCCAAAGATCTGAGCAGCAAGAATGATTCAGCGAATTAA
- the LOC103651062 gene encoding probable WRKY transcription factor 4, with the protein MTLDTPAAVVLELMTMGQQSASHLGDLLRAASPAAASPHQELAAEILRCCGRVIDALRAAGRKRKAAEYQDAAAARCAWSSPPPPPGPPAKRARGAEATMEVTSGTAVDGFIWRKYGQKDINGHKHPRLYYRCAHKDQGCNATRRVQQTREQPAAYEIAYYGEHTCRGAWQQGGAAAAAVAPPAVVDFGSSSWGSAADTSRSSPSQGGWSSPSASSEAGVGFGPQLAHEWHDTAAPDPVTEFLDGCFGWESVLQDRFDFGGLSDVATFQQ; encoded by the exons ATGACGCTGGACACCCCGGCCGCCGTGGTCCTGGAGCTGATGACCATGGGGCAGCAGTCCGCGTCGCACCTCGGGGACCTGCTCCGGGCCGCGTCCCCTGCGGCGGCGTCGCCGCACCAGGAGCTCGCCGCCGAGATCCTCCGCTGCTGCGGCCGCGTCATCGACGCGCTCAGGGCCGCCGGGCGCAAGCGGAAGGCGGCCGAGTACCAGGACGCAGCAGCAGCGCGATGCGCCTGGTCgtctccacctcctcctccgggACCGCCAGCCAAGAG GGCGCGCGGCGCAGAGGCGACCATGGAGGTGACCAGCGGCACGGCGGTGGACGGCTTCATCTGGAGGAAGTACGGGCAGAAGGACATCAACGGACACAAGCACCCGAG GCTCTACTACCGCTGCGCGCACAAGGACCAGGGATGCAACGCGACCCGGCGGGTGCAGCAGACGCGGGAGCAGCCGGCGGCGTACGAGATCGCCTACTACGGGGAGCACACGTGCAGGGGCGCGTGGCAGCAGGGAGGAGCGGCTGCGGCGGCGGTGGCCCCTCCCGCCGTCGTCGACTTCGGCTCCAGCTCCTGGGGGTCCGCGGCGGACACCAGCAGAAGCTCGCCGTCGCAGGGCGGGTGGTCGTCGCCGTcggcgtcgtccgaggccggggtcgggttcGGGCCGCAGCTGGCGCACGAGTGGCACGACACGGCCGCTCCGGACCCCGTGACGGAGTTCCTGGACGGCTGCTTCGGCTGGGAATCCGTGCTCCAGGACCGCTTTGACTTCGGCGGTCTCAGTGACGTCGCTACGTTTCAGCAGTAG